Proteins from one Podarcis raffonei isolate rPodRaf1 chromosome 1, rPodRaf1.pri, whole genome shotgun sequence genomic window:
- the ATP5MC3 gene encoding ATP synthase F(0) complex subunit C3, mitochondrial — MFACVKLAAGSPALMRTGSRILYRPISATVLSRPEARTAEGNTTFLTGAQNTGSQLALREFQTSAISRDIDTAAKFIGAGAATVGVAGSGAGIGTVFGSLIIGYARNPSLKQQLFSYAILGFALSEAMGLFCLMVAFLILFAM, encoded by the exons ATGTTCGCCTGTGTCAAGCTCGCCGCCGGGTCCCCCGCCTTG ATGCGCACTGGATCAAGAATTCTGTACAGACCAATTTCTGCAACGGTGTTGTCTAGGCCAGAAGCCAGGACTGCAGAG GGCAACACAACTTTCCTTACTGGTGCTCAGAACACTGGCAGTCAGCTAGCACTAAGGGAATTTCAAACTAGTGCTATCAGCAGGGACATTGACACGGCTGCCAAATTTATTGGTGCTGGTGCTGCCACAGTAGGAGTGGCTGGTTCCGGTGCTGGTATTGGAACAGTTTTCGGGAGTTTAATCATTGGCTATGCCAG AAATCCTTCACTGAAGCAGCAGCTATTCTCATATGCTATTCTGGGATTTGCCCTGTCTGAAGCCATGGGTCTCTTCTGTCTGATGGTTGCTTTCTTGATCTTGTTTGCCATGTGA